The following proteins come from a genomic window of Thiothrix winogradskyi:
- the grpE gene encoding nucleotide exchange factor GrpE has protein sequence MNDPKDNNLQDAATNGMEDAVVEVMDIEPLDTDALQTELDKAKAEAADNYEQLLRAQAELANQRRRSEKQIEDAHKYAAQKFLESIIPVIDSLEMGMQAQGDIEQIREGMALTLKQFETVMEKFNITSVGKPGDTFNPEHHQAMSMQPHPDFDNNTLSLVMQKGYLLNGRVVRPAMVMVCKK, from the coding sequence ATGAATGATCCCAAAGACAATAACCTGCAAGACGCAGCGACAAACGGTATGGAAGACGCTGTGGTTGAAGTGATGGATATTGAGCCATTAGATACCGATGCCTTGCAAACCGAACTCGATAAAGCCAAAGCTGAAGCTGCTGATAACTACGAACAATTGCTGCGGGCGCAAGCAGAACTGGCAAATCAACGCCGCCGTTCGGAAAAACAAATTGAAGATGCGCATAAATACGCTGCCCAAAAGTTCCTAGAATCCATCATTCCGGTGATCGACAGTTTGGAAATGGGGATGCAGGCGCAGGGCGATATTGAGCAAATCCGCGAAGGCATGGCGCTTACCCTCAAGCAGTTTGAAACCGTCATGGAAAAATTCAACATTACTTCCGTTGGCAAACCGGGTGATACCTTCAACCCTGAACATCATCAAGCCATGTCGATGCAGCCTCACCCCGACTTCGACAACAACACCCTGTCACTGGTCATGCAAAAGGGTTACTTGCTGAATGGGCGGGTAGTACGCCCTGCAATGGTTATGGTTTGTAAAAAGTAA
- the trxA gene encoding thioredoxin: MAENATSPYIFEATPQNFQQIMESSYQVPILVDFWADWCQPCKMLMPILTKLVNEYQGGFLLVKVNSDQQQQLAAQFGVRSIPTVKVIKDGRIVDEFTGVQPEAEIRKLIDRHRTRKTEPYRQQALEMYNNGDLPGATQLMEQVVQHEPDFYEAVVELAGMLIQQERADEAEVLLQGIPPDAIDNQILSQLLADVKRAKLQAQVVGVDTSALEQQLAANPDDLATMLELAKIRIAMDEIEAGLELYFTVHKKDSKFQDGAGKQGLFNTFELIGSANPLVKKYRNKLFALLY, encoded by the coding sequence ATGGCGGAAAATGCAACTTCCCCCTACATTTTTGAAGCAACCCCGCAGAATTTCCAGCAAATCATGGAAAGTTCCTACCAAGTTCCCATCTTGGTAGATTTCTGGGCGGATTGGTGTCAACCATGCAAAATGCTGATGCCGATTTTGACCAAGTTGGTGAATGAATACCAAGGTGGCTTTTTGTTGGTGAAGGTCAACAGTGACCAGCAACAACAATTGGCAGCCCAGTTTGGCGTGCGCAGTATACCAACGGTTAAAGTCATCAAGGATGGCAGGATTGTGGATGAATTCACGGGGGTACAGCCAGAAGCCGAAATCCGCAAACTGATTGACCGTCATCGCACCCGCAAGACCGAGCCGTACCGTCAGCAAGCGCTGGAAATGTACAACAACGGTGATTTGCCGGGCGCGACCCAATTGATGGAACAAGTGGTACAGCACGAGCCGGATTTCTACGAAGCCGTGGTGGAACTTGCCGGAATGCTGATTCAGCAAGAACGTGCTGACGAAGCCGAAGTGTTGTTGCAAGGCATTCCGCCGGATGCGATCGACAACCAGATTCTCAGCCAACTGTTGGCGGATGTGAAACGTGCCAAGTTGCAGGCGCAAGTGGTTGGTGTGGATACGTCGGCACTCGAACAGCAATTAGCCGCAAACCCCGACGACCTTGCCACCATGTTGGAATTGGCCAAAATCCGTATTGCGATGGATGAGATTGAAGCTGGTCTGGAGCTGTATTTCACCGTGCATAAAAAAGACAGCAAGTTTCAGGATGGTGCTGGCAAGCAAGGTCTGTTCAATACGTTTGAACTGATCGGCAGCGCGAATCCATTGGTTAAAAAATATCGCAATAAGTTATTTGCGTTGTTGTACTGA
- a CDS encoding DUF945 family protein produces the protein MKKLVTLLSVPVVLLVAWGGTSWYIGQQTETTLKQFIEQQNQASAQSGIKQELVSYEKSALGATAITKLTMDLPPLSDLGEIQFVNEISNGPVFLGGGSPVQFGTARIHTQLDMAALDAEQREWLTTAFAGKAPLEGHTVIGFGGNTVYNFTTNPLQVDQDGTTAQMDSITLSGTSAPDMTGKISMQAGKIEIKDATAQFTLPSMQLEGDMTGMIGGQALGTFDLKMPGVSILAEETTVPVSFDLAMQSDSGITDNELAGKVAMQATNIQGADDTLSKLDFKLDVSGLDVAGVQELGKLQAELQSVQNQMLWSAEAMETPEGQQKQQELMTQLTDTTGKVVETLFAKVLKTDKSRLHTTLLAESPKGKLNADVDLTYTGKTAPDMMALASYGPNEWATLMKGKMTLDADKALLPPGSEMMLTPLSEQGLLKLEGEKITSAIELAGENVTLNGQQMSFADFVNMLAPPGMDQGMMEEGGDPNMGIPEDLMKKIEAEGLTPEIIQLLEESDDVPKETIEIMKQLQQMQEQMGAGEAPATDPAAKADDNKE, from the coding sequence ATGAAAAAATTAGTTACACTGCTGTCCGTTCCAGTCGTTTTGCTGGTTGCTTGGGGCGGTACAAGCTGGTACATCGGTCAGCAGACTGAAACCACGTTGAAACAGTTTATCGAGCAACAAAATCAAGCCTCTGCACAAAGTGGCATTAAACAAGAGCTGGTCAGCTACGAAAAAAGCGCCTTGGGTGCTACTGCGATTACCAAGTTGACGATGGATTTGCCACCGTTGAGTGATTTGGGTGAAATTCAATTCGTTAATGAAATTAGCAATGGTCCGGTATTCCTTGGCGGCGGCAGCCCGGTGCAGTTTGGCACGGCACGAATTCACACTCAATTGGATATGGCAGCGTTGGATGCTGAGCAGCGTGAATGGTTAACCACAGCATTTGCGGGCAAAGCACCGTTGGAAGGTCATACGGTGATTGGTTTTGGCGGTAATACGGTTTACAACTTCACCACGAATCCGTTGCAAGTGGATCAGGATGGCACAACCGCGCAGATGGATAGCATAACCCTGTCCGGTACTTCTGCGCCGGATATGACGGGTAAGATTTCCATGCAAGCGGGCAAAATTGAAATTAAAGATGCCACGGCGCAATTCACCCTGCCTTCCATGCAATTAGAGGGTGACATGACCGGTATGATCGGCGGGCAAGCTTTGGGCACGTTTGATCTCAAAATGCCGGGCGTGAGCATTTTAGCGGAAGAGACAACCGTACCCGTCAGCTTCGACCTAGCGATGCAGAGCGATAGCGGCATTACCGACAATGAACTGGCGGGTAAAGTCGCCATGCAAGCGACCAATATTCAGGGCGCAGACGATACGCTCAGCAAGCTTGATTTCAAACTCGATGTCAGTGGTCTGGATGTGGCGGGCGTGCAAGAACTAGGCAAGTTACAAGCCGAATTGCAAAGCGTCCAGAACCAGATGCTGTGGAGTGCCGAAGCAATGGAAACCCCTGAGGGTCAGCAAAAACAACAGGAATTGATGACGCAATTGACCGATACCACCGGCAAAGTTGTTGAAACCTTGTTTGCTAAAGTGCTGAAAACCGACAAAAGCCGTTTGCATACCACGCTCTTGGCTGAAAGCCCCAAAGGTAAGCTGAATGCCGATGTGGATCTGACCTACACGGGTAAAACAGCCCCCGATATGATGGCGCTTGCCAGTTATGGCCCCAATGAGTGGGCAACCCTGATGAAGGGCAAGATGACATTGGATGCGGATAAAGCTTTGCTGCCACCCGGTTCTGAGATGATGCTGACGCCACTCAGTGAGCAGGGTTTGCTGAAGTTGGAAGGCGAGAAAATTACCAGTGCCATCGAGCTGGCGGGCGAAAATGTTACCCTGAATGGTCAGCAGATGAGTTTTGCTGATTTTGTCAATATGCTGGCACCGCCGGGCATGGATCAGGGCATGATGGAAGAGGGCGGCGACCCGAATATGGGGATTCCCGAAGATTTGATGAAAAAAATCGAAGCAGAAGGCTTGACCCCGGAAATCATCCAGTTACTGGAAGAAAGTGATGATGTTCCGAAAGAAACCATCGAGATTATGAAACAATTGCAGCAAATGCAGGAGCAAATGGGAGCCGGGGAAGCGCCAGCGACTGACCCAGCAGCTAAGGCAGATGATAACAAGGAGTAA
- the murJ gene encoding murein biosynthesis integral membrane protein MurJ, translating into MSRLLRSGAVISAMTMISRVLGLLRDMIVARYFPVDGATDAFYVAFRIPNLLRRLFAEGAFSLAFVPVLSEYKEQRGQAELKDLIDHVAGYLALILLVITVIGVVAAPVVMWIFAPGFESKPNARPDLAVEMLRITFPYILFISLTAFVSGILNTFHKFAIPALTPALLNVVMIAAAVWGAPYFDEPILALAWGVFFAGLAQLVFQLPTLTRLGLLPRLRLRKAHEGVSRIMKLMIPTLFGSSVAQLNLLINTLLASFLAVGSISWLYYSDRFVELPLAIVGVALGTVILPKLSSDHAKADATQFQQTMDWALRLGVLISLPATLGLVLLAKPILATVMMHGEFAWRDVQMSSLSLMTYAVGLSGFILVKVLAPGFYSRQDTKTPVKIGMIAIGANMALNVLIVLPWYFSGIEGAHAGLALATALAGYVNAGLLFYHLRKQQIFQPSKGWMGFLLKIGVASVVMTALVWLVSPADAWWQTASTWARIGWLTGLMVLALTSYFMALRLLGMPFRQMLGR; encoded by the coding sequence ATGAGCCGTTTGTTGCGTTCCGGTGCTGTGATTAGTGCCATGACCATGATTTCCCGCGTGTTGGGCTTGCTGCGCGATATGATTGTTGCGCGGTATTTTCCGGTGGATGGCGCAACCGATGCATTTTATGTGGCATTCCGCATCCCTAATTTGTTGCGGCGTTTGTTTGCGGAAGGGGCATTTTCCTTAGCCTTTGTGCCGGTGTTGTCGGAATACAAAGAGCAGCGCGGTCAGGCAGAACTCAAGGATTTGATTGATCATGTGGCGGGTTATCTGGCGCTGATTTTGCTGGTGATTACGGTCATTGGCGTGGTTGCCGCGCCGGTGGTGATGTGGATATTTGCGCCCGGATTCGAGAGTAAGCCGAATGCCCGCCCGGATTTAGCCGTGGAAATGTTGCGGATTACCTTTCCCTATATTTTGTTTATTTCGCTGACGGCGTTTGTCAGTGGGATTTTGAATACGTTTCATAAATTTGCGATTCCAGCCTTAACGCCTGCGTTGTTGAATGTGGTGATGATTGCAGCGGCGGTGTGGGGTGCGCCTTACTTCGATGAGCCGATTTTGGCATTGGCGTGGGGGGTGTTCTTTGCGGGGTTGGCGCAGTTGGTGTTTCAGTTGCCGACCTTGACGCGCTTGGGGTTATTGCCACGCTTGCGTTTGCGTAAGGCGCACGAGGGTGTCAGCCGGATTATGAAACTGATGATTCCGACCTTGTTTGGTTCGTCAGTGGCGCAGTTAAATTTGTTGATTAATACCTTATTGGCTTCGTTTCTGGCGGTGGGCAGTATTTCGTGGTTGTATTATTCCGACCGTTTTGTGGAATTGCCGCTCGCGATTGTGGGTGTAGCGTTGGGGACGGTCATTCTGCCCAAATTATCCAGTGACCATGCTAAGGCGGATGCTACGCAATTTCAGCAGACGATGGATTGGGCGTTACGTCTGGGAGTGTTGATTTCACTGCCTGCTACGTTGGGCTTGGTTTTGTTGGCAAAGCCAATTTTGGCGACGGTAATGATGCACGGTGAATTTGCCTGGCGTGATGTGCAAATGTCATCCTTGAGCCTGATGACGTATGCGGTTGGCTTAAGCGGCTTTATTCTGGTTAAAGTATTAGCACCCGGTTTTTATTCGCGTCAGGATACCAAAACGCCCGTTAAAATCGGCATGATCGCGATCGGGGCGAATATGGCACTGAATGTCTTGATTGTGTTGCCTTGGTACTTTTCGGGCATCGAAGGGGCGCACGCCGGGTTGGCCTTGGCAACTGCATTGGCGGGCTATGTGAATGCGGGGCTGTTGTTTTATCACTTGCGTAAGCAGCAGATTTTTCAACCTAGCAAAGGCTGGATGGGCTTTTTGCTGAAAATCGGGGTGGCTTCAGTGGTGATGACGGCACTGGTTTGGCTGGTATCTCCGGCGGATGCTTGGTGGCAAACGGCTTCCACATGGGCACGAATTGGCTGGTTAACAGGTCTGATGGTGCTGGCATTAACCAGTTATTTTATGGCGCTGCGACTATTGGGAATGCCGTTTAGGCAAATGTTGGGGCGCTGA
- a CDS encoding SGNH hydrolase domain-containing protein — MFRKVTGLLVGVVLWSMSAVIAADSSLKQNLLTAADTKASGEYAFSQCRALTGQVFDAASQKKKALIVGDSYACDFLNSVQENGYLGDYQLALRFIPYDCQTVAGDDAPKHIAAKDRSFCATPERADSLERAKAQMQEADLVIFAFRWKPDIAAALPQTLRTLAFSPKQRVVVVGNKFFGQISVRKYLKMPANDLKALENEVDPEEAKTINAVLAKGLGKEVLFVDPHSLLCGDDTSCPLFTDDVNLISYDGRHLTKEGARYVGRVLFQRSALGKM, encoded by the coding sequence ATGTTCCGCAAAGTAACAGGGTTGCTGGTTGGCGTGGTTTTGTGGTCAATGTCGGCGGTTATCGCGGCTGATTCTTCGCTGAAGCAAAATTTGCTGACGGCTGCTGATACCAAAGCCAGTGGCGAATATGCGTTTTCTCAGTGCCGTGCGTTAACGGGGCAGGTGTTTGATGCGGCTAGTCAGAAGAAGAAAGCGTTGATTGTGGGCGATAGTTACGCCTGCGATTTTCTGAATAGTGTGCAGGAAAACGGTTATTTGGGTGATTACCAGCTTGCGCTGCGTTTTATTCCGTATGACTGCCAGACGGTGGCAGGTGACGATGCCCCCAAGCATATTGCGGCGAAAGACCGTAGTTTTTGCGCTACGCCAGAGCGGGCAGATAGCTTGGAACGTGCCAAAGCGCAGATGCAGGAAGCCGATTTGGTGATTTTTGCGTTCCGTTGGAAGCCTGATATTGCGGCAGCATTACCACAGACACTGCGTACCTTGGCGTTTTCACCCAAGCAACGGGTAGTGGTGGTGGGAAACAAGTTTTTCGGCCAAATTTCAGTGAGAAAATATTTGAAAATGCCTGCGAATGATTTGAAAGCGTTGGAAAATGAGGTTGATCCTGAGGAGGCCAAAACGATCAATGCGGTCTTGGCTAAAGGCTTGGGTAAGGAGGTGCTCTTTGTTGACCCGCATAGTTTGTTGTGTGGTGATGATACGAGTTGCCCCTTGTTTACCGACGATGTGAATTTGATTTCATATGACGGTCGGCATTTGACCAAGGAAGGGGCGCGTTACGTGGGCAGGGTGTTGTTCCAGCGTTCGGCGTTGGGGAAAATGTGA
- a CDS encoding TRADD-N-associated membrane domain-containing protein, with protein sequence MNTSHRDGMLGGFLNVRQEAISGVTEPALKRLTEAASGDVKEIAASQIELLSRFYDLSLSQAGRSFRWALIASVVGLLFFLAAIGFMLSQSMEVAIISVIGGAMVQFIAGVNFFLYGKTLSQLTLFQGRLEVTQRFLLANSLCESLEGKVKHYTRARLIGALAGVSGSDLAKDLVDVAPGQDVGAGQPPVFEPPVEPDFQHDMAARPL encoded by the coding sequence ATGAACACCAGTCATCGTGATGGTATGTTGGGCGGTTTTCTCAATGTCCGCCAAGAGGCTATTTCCGGCGTAACCGAACCCGCGTTGAAACGCTTGACCGAAGCTGCCAGCGGCGACGTGAAAGAAATTGCTGCGTCACAAATTGAGCTGCTGTCGCGTTTTTACGATTTGTCGTTGTCGCAAGCGGGGCGTAGTTTTCGCTGGGCATTAATTGCCAGTGTGGTGGGCTTGTTGTTTTTCCTTGCTGCGATTGGCTTTATGCTGAGCCAGAGCATGGAAGTTGCCATCATCAGTGTCATTGGCGGGGCAATGGTGCAATTCATTGCTGGGGTGAATTTTTTCTTGTATGGCAAAACCTTGTCGCAACTCACCTTGTTTCAAGGGCGTTTGGAAGTGACTCAACGTTTTTTACTTGCCAATAGCCTGTGCGAAAGTTTGGAGGGTAAAGTGAAGCACTATACCCGTGCGCGGCTGATTGGTGCACTGGCGGGCGTGAGTGGTAGTGATTTGGCAAAAGATTTGGTGGATGTGGCTCCGGGGCAGGATGTGGGTGCAGGTCAGCCCCCAGTATTTGAACCGCCAGTGGAGCCGGATTTTCAGCATGATATGGCAGCGCGTCCGTTGTAG
- a CDS encoding ATP-binding cassette domain-containing protein, translating into MIPLLSIQQLQLCFNTPDGVVEAVRGVDLQLAAGETLAVVGESGAGKSQLFHAVMGLLPRNAQTRGSVQFSGTELLNQPPRVLNQYRGKRMAMIFQDPMTALNPLLTIGRQLTEVLEVHQGMGAKAAQQQALTMLEQVRIPDASRRLHSYPHELSGGMRQRVMIAMALLCEPDLLIADEPTTALDVTVQSEILALLRDIRAQRQMAMVLITHDLPLAGGVCDRIAVMRHGQVVETGTVNTLFHQPQHVYTRELLLASRY; encoded by the coding sequence GTGATACCTCTGTTATCCATCCAACAATTGCAGCTTTGTTTCAACACCCCCGACGGCGTAGTGGAAGCCGTGCGCGGCGTGGATTTGCAACTTGCTGCTGGCGAAACCCTCGCGGTAGTCGGCGAATCCGGCGCGGGCAAAAGCCAACTGTTCCATGCGGTCATGGGTTTGCTGCCACGCAATGCCCAAACCCGTGGGAGTGTGCAATTTTCGGGTACAGAATTGTTAAATCAGCCACCTCGCGTGCTCAATCAATACCGGGGAAAACGCATGGCGATGATTTTTCAAGACCCTATGACGGCGTTAAATCCGCTACTGACCATTGGGCGGCAACTCACCGAAGTACTGGAAGTGCATCAGGGTATGGGTGCTAAAGCGGCGCAACAACAAGCATTGACCATGCTCGAACAGGTACGTATCCCCGATGCTAGCCGCCGTTTGCACAGTTACCCGCACGAACTCTCCGGCGGAATGCGCCAACGGGTAATGATAGCGATGGCTTTGCTATGCGAACCCGACTTGCTGATTGCGGATGAACCCACTACCGCCTTGGATGTCACGGTACAATCCGAAATTCTGGCACTGTTGCGAGACATTCGCGCCCAACGGCAAATGGCGATGGTATTGATTACGCATGATTTACCCTTGGCGGGCGGTGTATGTGACCGCATCGCGGTGATGCGCCACGGTCAAGTGGTGGAGACCGGCACAGTAAACACCCTATTTCACCAACCGCAACACGTTTATACCCGTGAATTGCTGCTTGCTTCCCGATACTGA
- a CDS encoding methyltransferase regulatory domain-containing protein, whose amino-acid sequence MVDFYDELAYETNPFPETHPGNLATLGRLFGIPTASPQQCRVLELGSATGGNLLPMAWHLPASEFVGVELSGAQVAIGQRIVEQLPLQNIRLEVGDILEIDPAALGRFDYIIAHGVYSWVPAVVREKILAVARECLTPHGLAYISYNLLPGWRMRGSLRDLLLHATREVTGAAAKYHAAIAALERLQRALVGAEADSQRYVQKEITYLLGSHPSYLLHEYLAGENNAFLFSEFLADAERHELQYVCETDLHTLFDTTLSGAAQAALGDIEDPLQHEQWMDFVRMRAFRKSVLCRADVALERAVDVDVFTGFFYSADLRLKGKANLSNTKPVAFMTPDNTELTVTHPLSKAALLYLQEVHPYTPDFTELYARAAERVRDAGGKQFANARSELVSEWFSLYSYRAVYGHLYPCLIKPEWSEHPEVSALARLQAAEGWQSVASIRHQALSLDDFSSRLLQVLDGTHTVPEITQRLCEEVMAGALQIPGGKQAQTSGKGLEKEIASNVKHLLTVFARHGLLV is encoded by the coding sequence ATGGTCGATTTTTACGACGAACTTGCTTACGAAACCAATCCCTTCCCTGAAACACACCCCGGTAATCTAGCGACCCTAGGGCGTTTGTTCGGGATTCCAACCGCTTCGCCGCAACAATGCCGCGTATTGGAATTGGGTTCGGCAACCGGTGGTAATCTGCTCCCGATGGCTTGGCATTTACCAGCCAGCGAATTCGTGGGAGTGGAGTTATCGGGGGCGCAAGTGGCGATCGGGCAGCGCATTGTCGAGCAATTACCGCTGCAAAATATTCGTTTGGAAGTGGGCGATATTCTGGAAATTGACCCTGCCGCGTTGGGGAGATTTGATTACATTATTGCGCATGGCGTGTATTCGTGGGTTCCTGCGGTAGTCCGTGAAAAAATCTTGGCGGTGGCACGGGAATGCCTGACACCGCACGGGCTGGCTTACATCAGTTACAACTTACTTCCCGGCTGGCGGATGCGTGGCAGTTTGCGTGATTTGTTATTGCACGCGACCCGCGAGGTAACAGGTGCTGCGGCTAAATACCATGCCGCGATTGCTGCTTTAGAGCGTTTGCAACGTGCTTTGGTGGGGGCGGAAGCCGATAGCCAACGTTATGTGCAAAAAGAAATCACCTACCTGCTCGGTTCACACCCCAGTTATTTATTGCACGAGTATTTGGCGGGCGAAAACAACGCTTTTTTGTTTAGCGAGTTTTTGGCTGATGCCGAGCGGCATGAATTGCAATACGTGTGTGAAACCGATTTGCACACCTTGTTCGATACTACGCTGAGCGGAGCCGCGCAAGCCGCCTTGGGGGATATTGAAGACCCGTTGCAGCACGAGCAATGGATGGATTTTGTGCGAATGCGGGCTTTCCGCAAAAGTGTGTTATGCCGCGCCGATGTAGCATTGGAACGTGCTGTGGACGTGGATGTGTTCACCGGATTTTTTTACAGTGCGGATTTGCGACTTAAGGGTAAGGCAAATCTCAGTAATACCAAGCCGGTGGCATTCATGACCCCGGATAATACCGAACTGACGGTGACGCACCCGTTGAGCAAAGCCGCCTTGCTGTATTTGCAGGAAGTACACCCTTACACACCGGATTTCACCGAATTATACGCTCGCGCTGCCGAACGGGTGCGTGATGCGGGCGGTAAACAATTTGCCAACGCCCGCAGCGAATTGGTGAGTGAATGGTTCAGCTTGTACAGCTACCGCGCAGTGTATGGGCATTTATACCCCTGTTTAATCAAGCCCGAATGGTCGGAACATCCCGAAGTCAGTGCCTTGGCACGCTTGCAAGCCGCTGAAGGTTGGCAAAGTGTGGCGAGTATTCGCCACCAAGCCCTGAGCCTTGATGATTTTTCCAGCCGTTTATTGCAAGTATTGGATGGTACGCACACGGTTCCCGAAATTACCCAGCGTTTGTGTGAGGAAGTAATGGCGGGGGCGCTACAAATTCCCGGCGGTAAACAGGCACAAACCAGCGGCAAAGGCTTGGAAAAAGAAATTGCGTCGAATGTTAAGCACCTGCTGACTGTATTTGCCCGGCATGGTCTGTTGGTTTGA
- a CDS encoding leucyl aminopeptidase family protein — MFTHEKPAHSVAIHPLLLTAWEAFGTALPAAERQWAQLHDFKAKSGQICLIPDGQGGISKVLVGYNADEGVRWALAALPNKLPRGHYHLVCDWSEEERLQASIGWGLGYYRFEYYTKPDNKARPVLFVEDQQARAKAFVQAVALVRDLVNQPANHMMPEHLSAAVAQLARTFEADFSEIVGDDLLKQNYPAIHAVGRTSAHAPRLLKLQWGQPEHPAVTLVGKGVCFDTGGLDIKPSQYMRLMKKDMGGAAHVLGLARLIMQLQLPVQLRVLIPAVDNAIGGDAFRPGDILATRAGKSVEVDNTDAEGRLVLCDALADAVSHKPDLLLDFATLTGAARVALGTEIPVFFSNNKALAAKLQTVSAAADELIWNLPLHRPYFDQLKSGCADFTNSGGSYGGAITAALFLNEFVPESTHWVHFDVMAWNIRERAGRPVGGEAMGLFAVYHYLETTYRGE, encoded by the coding sequence ATGTTTACACACGAAAAACCGGCGCATTCGGTGGCGATTCATCCGTTATTGCTAACAGCGTGGGAGGCGTTTGGTACCGCTTTGCCTGCGGCTGAACGGCAATGGGCGCAATTGCACGATTTTAAGGCTAAATCTGGGCAGATTTGCTTGATCCCGGATGGGCAGGGCGGTATCAGTAAGGTGCTGGTGGGTTATAACGCTGATGAGGGGGTACGTTGGGCGCTTGCGGCATTGCCTAACAAATTGCCACGCGGTCATTACCATCTGGTGTGCGACTGGTCGGAAGAAGAACGCTTGCAAGCCAGCATTGGTTGGGGTTTGGGCTATTACCGCTTTGAGTATTACACTAAACCGGATAATAAAGCCCGCCCGGTATTATTCGTGGAAGATCAGCAAGCGCGTGCCAAAGCCTTTGTGCAAGCGGTGGCGTTGGTGCGTGATTTGGTGAATCAACCCGCGAATCACATGATGCCAGAGCATTTGTCCGCTGCTGTCGCGCAATTGGCACGTACCTTTGAGGCGGATTTCAGTGAGATTGTTGGTGATGATTTGCTGAAGCAGAATTACCCCGCTATCCACGCAGTGGGGCGTACCAGCGCTCATGCACCGCGTTTGCTGAAGTTGCAATGGGGTCAACCGGAGCACCCGGCAGTGACCTTGGTGGGTAAGGGCGTGTGTTTTGATACCGGCGGCTTGGACATTAAGCCGTCGCAATACATGCGCTTGATGAAAAAAGACATGGGCGGTGCTGCGCATGTGCTGGGTTTGGCACGATTGATTATGCAATTGCAGCTTCCGGTGCAGTTACGGGTGCTGATTCCGGCGGTGGATAATGCGATTGGCGGGGATGCGTTCCGCCCCGGTGATATTCTGGCAACCCGTGCGGGCAAGTCAGTGGAAGTGGATAACACGGATGCTGAAGGGCGTTTGGTATTGTGCGATGCGCTGGCGGATGCGGTTAGTCACAAACCGGATTTGCTGCTGGATTTTGCTACCTTAACCGGTGCGGCACGGGTGGCGCTGGGGACGGAAATTCCAGTGTTTTTTAGCAATAACAAGGCATTGGCGGCTAAACTTCAGACGGTATCGGCGGCGGCGGATGAGTTGATTTGGAATCTGCCGTTACATCGCCCGTATTTCGATCAGTTGAAAAGTGGGTGCGCCGATTTCACCAATAGCGGTGGGAGTTACGGTGGCGCAATCACGGCGGCATTATTCCTGAATGAGTTTGTGCCGGAATCGACGCATTGGGTGCATTTTGATGTGATGGCTTGGAATATCCGTGAGCGTGCTGGTCGTCCGGTGGGGGGGGAGGCGATGGGTTTATTCGCCGTCTATCACTACTTGGAGACCACTTATCGCGGTGAGTGA
- the ndk gene encoding nucleoside-diphosphate kinase — protein MAIEQTISIIKPDAVAKNVIGQIYSRFENAGLKIVAAKMVHLSQERAEGFYAVHKERPFFGDLVAFMTSGPVMVQVLEGENAVTKNRELMGATNPKNADAGTIRADFADSIDENAVHGSDSAENAAIEIAYFFGTDGLCPRTR, from the coding sequence ATGGCAATCGAGCAAACCATTTCCATTATCAAACCTGACGCAGTAGCTAAAAACGTCATCGGTCAGATCTACAGCCGTTTTGAAAACGCTGGTCTGAAAATCGTGGCAGCGAAAATGGTTCACCTGAGCCAAGAACGCGCTGAAGGTTTCTACGCGGTACACAAAGAGCGCCCTTTCTTTGGTGATCTGGTCGCGTTCATGACATCTGGTCCGGTAATGGTACAAGTATTGGAAGGCGAAAACGCTGTCACTAAAAACCGCGAATTGATGGGTGCAACTAACCCTAAGAATGCAGACGCTGGTACAATCCGTGCAGACTTCGCTGATTCCATTGACGAAAATGCCGTACACGGCTCTGACAGCGCAGAAAATGCCGCGATCGAAATCGCTTACTTCTTCGGGACAGACGGTCTGTGCCCACGCACTCGTTAA